A genomic segment from Bufo bufo chromosome 8, aBufBuf1.1, whole genome shotgun sequence encodes:
- the CCDC97 gene encoding coiled-coil domain-containing protein 97 isoform X1: MAAASPVCQELAGKSEPEAEDGEKKQVVDDGSEPSGEVQDTQTEDKNPIHEDEMDFIVDDGKVLAKALKVARSLGSREDPVSRDPALVSAPLLDMFAEIVESQVPIRSQQIGEPEFSHEQKMALLLDLYKTKPLIFLERFRKVLKEEHLESFSHLSGDYTADFYFKEIRKASLRKGHHTRVRNKRYAALQQLISGGEYFSDEQMRVRDPLMYEHYVGQYQSEEEIMSQNSRDMAQASCLSDVLLNSCQEESLQRRLEAQREMEHNCEEEEEEEDDDNEEEDSELQSDEEEELANEERALMRAEFVSRMHQRFLDGKDRDFDYSEVDDNPEFDNLDIVNRDEEERYFDDDDDEGIDEMEEDERENGQERDNSE; the protein is encoded by the exons atgATGGATCAGAACCTTCTGGGGAGGTCCAGGACACACAGACAGAAGATAAGAACCCCATACACGAGGATGAGATGGACTTCATTGTAGATGATGGCAAGGTACTGGCCAAGGCCCTCAAAGTAGCCAGGAGTTTGGGTAGCCGAGAAGATCCTGTAAGTCGGGACCCGGCCCTTGTCAGCGCCCCTCTcttagatatgtttgccgagattGTTGAAAGCCAAGTGCCCATCCGCAGCCAACAAATCGGAGAGCCGGAGTTCAGTCACGAGCAGAAGATGGCGCTGCTTCTAGACCTCTACAAGACCAAGCCGCTCATCTTTCTGGAGCGTTTCCGGAAGGTCCTTAAAGAAGAGCATCTTGAAAGTTTCAGCCACTTATCTGGTGACTACACCGCTGATTTCTACTTCAAGGAGATCCGCAAAGCCTCCCTCAGGAAAGGCCATCATACTAGAGTCCGGAACAAGAGGTACGCCGCCCTCCAGCAGCTGATATCAG GCGGGGAATATTTCAGCGATGAGCAGATGCGAGTTAGAGACCCCCTCATGTACGAGCACTACGTGGGACAGTACCAGAGCGAGGAGGAGATCATGTCACAGAACAGTCGGGATATGGCTCAGGCCAGCTGTCTATCAGACGTTCTCCTCAACTCCTGTCAGGAGGAGTCCTTGCAGAGGAGGCTGGAGGCTCAGCGGGAGATGGAGCACAACtgtgaagaagaggaggaggaagaggatgacgaCAATGAAGAGGAAG ACTCTGAACTGCAgtctgatgaggaggaagagttgGCCAACGAGGAAAGGGCGCTCATGAGAGCGGAGTTCGTCAGCCGCATGCATCAGAGGTTTCTAGACGGAAAAGATCGAGATTTCGACTACAG TGAAGTCGATGATAACCCAGAATTTGACAACTTGGACATTGTCAATCGGGATGAAGAAGAGCGATACTTCGATGATGATGACGACGAAGGTATAGACGAGATGGaagaggatgaaagggaaaatgGACAGGAAAGGGACAACAGTGAGTGA
- the CCDC97 gene encoding coiled-coil domain-containing protein 97 isoform X2 has protein sequence MDFIVDDGKVLAKALKVARSLGSREDPVSRDPALVSAPLLDMFAEIVESQVPIRSQQIGEPEFSHEQKMALLLDLYKTKPLIFLERFRKVLKEEHLESFSHLSGDYTADFYFKEIRKASLRKGHHTRVRNKRYAALQQLISGGEYFSDEQMRVRDPLMYEHYVGQYQSEEEIMSQNSRDMAQASCLSDVLLNSCQEESLQRRLEAQREMEHNCEEEEEEEDDDNEEEDSELQSDEEEELANEERALMRAEFVSRMHQRFLDGKDRDFDYSEVDDNPEFDNLDIVNRDEEERYFDDDDDEGIDEMEEDERENGQERDNSE, from the exons ATGGACTTCATTGTAGATGATGGCAAGGTACTGGCCAAGGCCCTCAAAGTAGCCAGGAGTTTGGGTAGCCGAGAAGATCCTGTAAGTCGGGACCCGGCCCTTGTCAGCGCCCCTCTcttagatatgtttgccgagattGTTGAAAGCCAAGTGCCCATCCGCAGCCAACAAATCGGAGAGCCGGAGTTCAGTCACGAGCAGAAGATGGCGCTGCTTCTAGACCTCTACAAGACCAAGCCGCTCATCTTTCTGGAGCGTTTCCGGAAGGTCCTTAAAGAAGAGCATCTTGAAAGTTTCAGCCACTTATCTGGTGACTACACCGCTGATTTCTACTTCAAGGAGATCCGCAAAGCCTCCCTCAGGAAAGGCCATCATACTAGAGTCCGGAACAAGAGGTACGCCGCCCTCCAGCAGCTGATATCAG GCGGGGAATATTTCAGCGATGAGCAGATGCGAGTTAGAGACCCCCTCATGTACGAGCACTACGTGGGACAGTACCAGAGCGAGGAGGAGATCATGTCACAGAACAGTCGGGATATGGCTCAGGCCAGCTGTCTATCAGACGTTCTCCTCAACTCCTGTCAGGAGGAGTCCTTGCAGAGGAGGCTGGAGGCTCAGCGGGAGATGGAGCACAACtgtgaagaagaggaggaggaagaggatgacgaCAATGAAGAGGAAG ACTCTGAACTGCAgtctgatgaggaggaagagttgGCCAACGAGGAAAGGGCGCTCATGAGAGCGGAGTTCGTCAGCCGCATGCATCAGAGGTTTCTAGACGGAAAAGATCGAGATTTCGACTACAG TGAAGTCGATGATAACCCAGAATTTGACAACTTGGACATTGTCAATCGGGATGAAGAAGAGCGATACTTCGATGATGATGACGACGAAGGTATAGACGAGATGGaagaggatgaaagggaaaatgGACAGGAAAGGGACAACAGTGAGTGA